A single window of Anaerocolumna chitinilytica DNA harbors:
- a CDS encoding YciI family protein, which translates to MYVYLMKNLKPLNEEVVKSHVEHLRELDSTGKLVLCGPFTDYPGGMVVFTAKDLDEAITIANSDPFIAFGYKSFEIRTLEQANEENNFLI; encoded by the coding sequence ATGTATGTATATCTTATGAAGAATTTAAAGCCTCTCAATGAAGAGGTGGTAAAAAGTCACGTAGAACATCTAAGAGAATTAGATAGCACAGGGAAGCTTGTGCTTTGTGGGCCTTTCACAGATTATCCCGGCGGAATGGTAGTTTTCACAGCCAAAGATTTGGACGAGGCCATTACCATAGCGAATTCGGATCCTTTTATTGCCTTCGGATATAAATCCTTTGAAATAAGAACGCTGGAGCAAGCAAATGAAGAGAACAATTTTCTTATTTAA
- a CDS encoding CPBP family intramembrane glutamic endopeptidase: MKRLNLPLKNSVLFQQADTGKVKLNIPITILIYFALWLIGLALGRLLAMPVINLIKHSGELTESLSVALRKFIVCGTQIIIFFSWVKFAERCPVKSIGFQGGKPLQSYIIGCIVGVCTISAVTAVLVYTGEVKLPSGQIQDRYLIINISILALGWIVQSASEEIAIRGWLIPRLGNRTNPIIAIAITAVIFGILHLFSSGVTVLSFVNLTLSGIFFAVYAILNGNIWGTCGLHFAWNFALGNIYGFPVSGFLANGSTVFKAQEIGPAFLTGGSFGPEGGLVTTIMLSVAIIALVVKEKRKSYS; this comes from the coding sequence ATGAAAAGGTTGAATCTTCCATTAAAAAACAGCGTTTTATTCCAGCAGGCAGATACTGGTAAAGTAAAATTAAATATTCCCATAACTATCTTAATTTATTTTGCTCTATGGCTGATTGGACTGGCCTTGGGACGTTTGCTGGCAATGCCTGTTATAAATCTAATAAAACATTCAGGTGAACTTACAGAAAGTCTTTCTGTCGCGCTGAGGAAGTTTATCGTTTGCGGGACACAGATAATAATTTTCTTTTCCTGGGTAAAGTTTGCAGAACGCTGCCCGGTAAAATCCATAGGTTTTCAGGGCGGAAAACCGTTGCAATCATACATAATTGGCTGTATCGTAGGGGTATGCACAATCTCTGCAGTTACAGCCGTTTTGGTTTATACAGGTGAGGTTAAACTTCCAAGCGGCCAGATACAAGATAGGTACCTGATTATCAACATAAGCATTTTGGCATTGGGATGGATAGTACAAAGTGCCTCAGAAGAAATTGCAATAAGAGGGTGGTTGATTCCACGTTTAGGAAATCGTACTAACCCTATTATTGCTATTGCAATAACCGCAGTTATATTTGGTATCCTCCATTTGTTTAGTTCCGGAGTAACGGTCTTATCCTTTGTTAATCTAACCTTGTCCGGTATATTCTTCGCCGTTTATGCGATTCTTAACGGGAATATATGGGGAACCTGCGGACTGCATTTTGCCTGGAATTTTGCTCTTGGTAATATTTATGGATTTCCTGTCAGTGGCTTCTTAGCCAACGGCAGTACAGTTTTTAAGGCACAAGAGATTGGACCTGCTTTTCTAACAGGTGGAAGTTTTGGACCAGAGGGTGGATTGGTAACAACCATTATGTTATCAGTGGCGATTATTGCGTTAGTGGTGAAAGAGAAGAGAAAGTCTTATAGCTGA